TGGGTTTTCACTGTTACCGCGCATTTAAATGGCAGTTCCTCACTAAAATCATTTACAAGTGATATAAGCCTAAACAATTTAGCATTTCCATGAGGGTCTTTAAGAATTGGGCCATTTTATACCTTGCCAAATTGACCAACTGTGCTGCCGCGTGCACAATTGGTTCAGATATCAAGATTCAGTCTTATGATCAAGGTTTCTTGATTTTGTGTGAAGTCCGTTGTTATGAAATGTCCTGTCCGGctttttgagtgtagtttttgCCTGTGAAAGAATGTTGgttatataaaaacattcatTGTAAAGTGCAAATCACAAATGATAGTATCATCTTCATCATGACCTAGAGATTCCATCTACACAAATCATAACCAAGACCCATTAATTTCCTGATCATTGACGCAATTAGTATATATAAACAGGTTATAGGATTAAAGGATGTGGTTCCCCCACCGTTGCGGAGAGAATTTTCTGATGTGTATATTGCCACGGAGCTCATGGACACCGATCTTCACCAAATAATCCGATCCAATCAAGGTCTTTCAGAGGAGCATTGTCAGGTACTACATCTTACTCAAACTGGTTGGATGCTTTGACAATTCGGCACCCTCAACTTTATGGCatggttattttctttttcctttatgaagTTTACAAGTTGACACTTGAAAAACCAATTTCCTTGCAGTACTTCTTGTATCAGATCCTTCGAGGACTGAAATATATACATTCTGCAAATGTTATTCATAGAGATTTGAAACCCAGCAATCTCTTGGTGAATGCGAATTGTGACCTGAAAATATGTGATTTTGGACTTGCTCGGCCTACTTCAGAAAGTGAGTTCATGACTGAATATGTCGTCACCAGATGGTACAGGGCACCTGAGCTGTTGTTGAACTCTTCGGATTACACTGCTGCTATTGACATATGGTCTGTGGGCTGCATCTATATGGAGCTCATGAACAGGAAGCCTTTGTTTCCTGGTAAAGATCATGTGCATCAGATGCGCTTATTGACAGAGGTGAGCTGAAAAGTCAGCACAGATCTTGCTAATTAAGTTTTCAACTAATTCAGGCTAATCTTGAGCAAGCCATACATGCCTAGAATTGTATTAGATAATATGGCTCATCTTAGTAGTTTAATTGTATTTCTCTTGTTTGTTGAGTTATACGTTGGCAGGAgaaggggagggggagggggggtgttCTCAACCAGTTTTTTCCAAATTGAAAACGTTATTATTTAGTACAGCATCATTTTTTCGTTTTTCAAAAGCCAAAGGCTTGCTAAGTTCCAAGACAAATGAGCCTTATGACGCTAGTTGTTCAACTAGTTTTGATCGTTTCCAAAACTTTGTTTTTTAACTGATTTTCATTATGAGAGGCATTGGTTTACTGAAGATTCACTATATGGAGTTATTTGTAGAAATTATAGGCTATACGATTATGGCGTAGGAATATGAATTTAGTTTTGTATTGCTCTTCACTGGATGAATGCTCATGGATACTTCTACCCTTTCCAGCTTCTTGGCACGCCCACTGAATCAGATCTTATGCCTGTTCGGAATGAGGATGCAAAGCGGTATATCCGTCAACTTACGAGACTTCCTCGCCAGCAGTTGGGAAAGGTTTTCCCACATGTCCATCCACTAGCTATTGATCTCATTGAAAAAATGTTGACATTTGATCCCACGAAAAGAATCACAGGTAATTTTCCTGCACCATCAACGTTTTTAATGTAAAACAGAAAATGCACTTGGTAGTAGTTGTTCtgtgttcattttttatttttttttgtttttgtttgaatGCCGTGCTCATGTTAAAATTAACTACTTGAGTTGATACATGAAAACTAAAATGGTGGTGAAAAAATGCTAATGAGACTTCTTTGTCAGACAACTTTTAATGCAATCTTCCCtgcatataattttttctccATCAAGCGACCTTCCCCAGAGCCTCCAATGCgggagcctcatgcactggGTTCACCTTGTACTTGGATGAACATTGTAAGATTGCCATTGGCCGTGGAACAAATTTGAGTTCCCAAGAAATTGTTTGCCttgttatatataaaaacaGTCAACCTAAGAAGCATTTATAATCAGGAGAATAGGGCATATGAAAATGGCTTGATTTCCTTTATGCATTGACATTTTTACACTTTGTTTCATTGTCTCTGAGAGAAAAATTTGTATCTGGCTGCAGTTGAAGAAGCATTGGAGCATCCTTACCTTGAGAGATTACATGACATAGCTGATGAACCAGTTTGTACATATCCATTCTCCTTTGATTTTGAACAAGCCTTGGAAGAAGAGCAGATGAAAGATATGATCTATGAGGAGGCCCTAGCACTCAATCCGGGGTATGCTTGATACATCATCATAAAGCAAGCCTTGAAGTGGAAGTTCTTGAAAGGGGTAGAACACTTCGAACTGAAATATTACAATCAATGGTGCACAGCACCTGTTCAACCATTAAACACGTAGTTTAGCGAAGAAATAGTGGAGATTGTTGTCTCTGACCCTCACTCCGCTCTGGCATTACCTATTTGGTGTCGCTGCTGCTTGAATGCCTTATTACCACAATTAGTTGTACTAAGCCTCTCATATTATATCTATAAGGTTAGTGCCTCAAAAGGTTCTGCTGGCCCCTCggaattcttattattttggaaaagattcttctcttgattatctgtatgttaattttgtattttttttttcatatgttggaagtgattttttttccctctgGACGTATTGCAATTTTATTGTACAGCAGCTTGGTTGATTGtaataataaagatatataataagacctattcatattcctcaaaAGCATAATGATCATCTCTACTCATCAATGACTtcctttgatattttattttttaatgttttgcaATGAATTTGACATGTTCAATTGTCTCTGTGCTACATGATACAAAGATCAAATTATCGATCTGTAGTTCATGATTTGTGGTTGATCATTAGGCGTTATTGGATCACATAAAATTTGTTCTGTCTCGATAAAGCAAACGTTTGTTTCCGCTTAACAAAGTCAATTTGTTTAGGATTCTATCTTTCTAGTATtatgtgtttttaaattatcttgttcaattaatatgtttttttaattatttaatttggataGATTTAGTTCGAATTTATCACACTTTGACTATgatatttaaacactcaatatGATTACCggatttattaaattattacctTAATGGTATATATTTGTTTGGAATTTCAGTAATGAGAGATGTTttgcttttgagacataaatttattgaaaatatctttaccagaagaaaaaatatctaaatccaaatcacacaaataaataaaaataaatggtaAAGTAGAATTTATATAGTCAACCTTGCCTAATGATATTAAAACTTGATGTATTGTTAGTTGTAATATGAAATAAAGATTAGCGCTGGGGTTTAGacaattttagtttttgtgATTAACTAATTTTGCACTACTTAGTCGCAATTTAATCAAAAACCATCACAGTAATGGTGTGAAAATGCCGCATTTAATCATTtgttttgaatagtatatataataataataatatatagttttGGCCAATGGCCGACACTAATAATTTGTTTTAGCATTGCTAAGAAATTTTAAGTCCTGTAGATCAGTTGAGATTAGCCTCTGAATTTGTCACTACTGCAATTCGAAAATTATCTGAATTGTTGACAAATCTTCCATACTATtctcaaatcaaatcataaaaaatgaaatgttgTTGACGCTATTACTTGGTTATTTCAAAAACCTTAGAGAATTAGATGTAAATGTGAGGATTATTTCATACAGTGTCTCATATATTTATAGAGCTTCCATCTAATCCTAAATCTAAATGGCTATCAATTATGCGACGACCGCCTATgctcaaatcaatttttatttgattgaattattacaatattaaattaaatactcgTCGGCACTCTCCTCACTCAGATCAGGTTTTTAAGCATCTTGAACACCAACTTCATGGACCATCAACCCCAATTTCCTACCGCCACTCGGACCACTCCCCAGGCAAATGGGCTGTGCATGGCGCTTGCTACCCAGCCCAGCCCCTTCTTTAGATTGGGTTCATTCCTCTCTCTATTTTCCATCGAGtaatatagtttattttttaattttacgagtacataaaaattataatgtagttagttttcttattaataagAATGACtttaaaataaacccaaaggaacttgaaaaatcaaatttaagcCACGGAGATGTCCAtaaaattgacttgaaaaaaCAGGGATTTCGTTTGAAATTtagtcaaaaataaaacaatcataCTGTCCAAATTTGACAGGAAGAAGGGCCAAAtctaaagattaaaaaaaaaaaaaaaattggattctTCTATCATGTGTCTTTAGGGCACTTGattattaataacattttaaaatttaaacttatcttaactatttttatttttgaaccaTAATAGTCTTCCTATATACATAAGGAAGATCATTGTCTCAAAAACTTTTAccttttctttaaaaaaaaaagaaaaagaaaattatatatcgTGATAAAAGTAggggattaaactaaaaatttgtGATTATGTGGAAGTTGAAATCCTGTACTCCTCTTAAATTGAACCTCCCCTTTTATATCAAATCTCTCTTGATCCGTTCTTCCCCACCTTCATAGATGTTGCCAAAGAAGATGATCGGTTGCCGACGTCACCTCCTGGCTTCCTAAATTCGGAGACATTGCCGGAGAAGACGATTGGTCGCCCACGACACCTTCTAGTTTTTCGTCGATGGCACCTTCCAGCATAGTCTTTGAAAGTTTCGTGTTTCTCTTATTTGTCCAATCCAAGAACATGACAATGCAATGAGTCGACGACCCTCGCACTGTCGGCAACCTCGCCTTCCTCTGCACCATTGGCCGAATCCTTGTAGTCCGAAGCTACTCCGTCAAGTTCATATTTTTGTcttcctatttttatttttttgttatttttattacattattaatcttatttttgaattaattaatttttttattttaatttttatactaatcaaaatttatatttttaagtcaatttaatcacttgtatacaaaaaataaaatgagatgataatttttttaaaaatataataattaaattaatttaaaaatatagttttaaaaatataattaaaataataaaaaaattagattatcacactaaaaaaatgttaaagtatagtaattaaattaatttaaatatataattaaaacaaaaaattaaataattataaataaataaaaaatacaaagacaaaaaatatagatttgccCCAGTGGGGAAGCCAGTCCACGCAAGAAAATGGTCCGTCCATTTTCTGACATTTGTCACGTGTTGTGGGACCATGGTCCTAGTTAGTAGACCTAATCCACAGAATTATTTCTCCTTTGGAGGGCTCTTGGCCTCTTTATTCGGCattagaatgaaaaatgaaaatattttcaatatttttttttcaaaaatattggcAAAATGGCAATCCTACAATTACAAtagttcttttgtttctttatgaAGTATAAATAAACGCGAAACGATTCGGAAATGACGAAACGGCTCGTCCGAACTGTTTCCGTGTTTCGTAGGTTCAGAGCAGACGTATATGCCCATAAATATCAGTACCCATTCCCCATACTGCCTTCACGGGAGAGCTTCTACGCTATTTCTCGCATTTAGTGAAGATGTTGGCCCCTTTTCCCACCCTTCATTTGAGTTCTTGAGTGGCAGCTTGGCTTCCATTTGCCTCCCATATATTCTCAACCTTGTTGAATAACATCTAGGTTGACTTGGTACTAAGCCATTTCTGAAACAGCTAAGTTCGCATCCTTCcgttattgtttaaaaataaattaactaatctttaaatgatcaaattttgaaaggttatttcttttcaatattctaactgaaattttgaaagtttgttttctttcaaaaaattttttgtttcctttcgtaattctaattaaatttcaaaaaatggtTATTTCCTGTCAacattttaactaaaattttgaaagattaattcctttcaaaatttctaattaacttatttatatatatctagataatcttaaaaattagaGACAAATAGAATACGTTTGAAATATCtaattatttgttattgttattgtttcaTAATTATTGTAATATGCCCCCAATTAACAGTTTCGGGGTAGAAAAGTAGTCATTCACCTTAcagtaatattattttctcttcaaacttaaaatattaatactgTATCAATACACTTTCAGAAACTTGGTGTCCAAAAGTACACCAATTGCGCAGCATTACATTTAAGTGGCTAAGTTCCCATTCTCTCTCAACTTCAAAAACCCAGAAATCTTCGCTTTTCCTGGACGTGGGATACAATGTATGTTTGCCCCTCCGGAAAATTCTCATCTGCCACCGAGTGGGATAACCTTGCAAGGAACAATGTTGCTAATTAAGAAATTCTCACCTTTGATTACTTGCATTAACTTCAATTTTGTTCTGCTTCTAGAGAGCCATCCTTCTGCTCAAGGTTACGGTACCTGTAAGACATGGAACAACCAAGAAAGTAGCAATAGTTCAGCGCCACAACCCCACCGAATATCCAAAAAACCAAGTCAAGCCTGCCGCTGTTGACATCATCCGGCAACCAAGGCGTATTCTTCTTAAGCACATCCAACACGCCGGAGCTCAAGTAGTATGCAGTGGCTATAGTCACCGAGTTCATCGCCGTCGCCGTGCTCTTCAGCGAGGCCGGAAATTCTTGGTAGTAAAACTCAACATGTCCCGGGAAATGAAACGCTGGGCCGCACCCGGCCAAGGCCACCTGTGGCAGCAGCCACAGGGCGGACATTGGCACGGTGGTGGAGGCGGGTTTGTCTGGCGGGTGGAGGGAATAGGCCACATTCAGCCGCTTAGATTCGACCATGGCAGAAA
This genomic stretch from Diospyros lotus cultivar Yz01 chromosome 1, ASM1463336v1, whole genome shotgun sequence harbors:
- the LOC127787194 gene encoding mitogen-activated protein kinase 3; translation: MADMSSAGGGHFSDFPALPTHGGLFIQYNIFGNLFEITSKYRPPIMPIGRGAYGIVCSVLNSETNEMVAIKKIANAFDNYLDAKRTLREIKLLRHLDHENVIGLKDVVPPPLRREFSDVYIATELMDTDLHQIIRSNQGLSEEHCQYFLYQILRGLKYIHSANVIHRDLKPSNLLVNANCDLKICDFGLARPTSESEFMTEYVVTRWYRAPELLLNSSDYTAAIDIWSVGCIYMELMNRKPLFPGKDHVHQMRLLTELLGTPTESDLMPVRNEDAKRYIRQLTRLPRQQLGKVFPHVHPLAIDLIEKMLTFDPTKRITVEEALEHPYLERLHDIADEPVCTYPFSFDFEQALEEEQMKDMIYEEALALNPGYA